atccgcgatctaccgtaggtagattgcctacctgataatatactgctgcgaatcagaatttttattctgggaaacggaaaagttaagatacattttgaaaaccatacaccgaatattaaacaacgaattgtacaaagttcgagtcatatagagttggtacattaaacgggcaacgaagtgcacgagatcagctagttttctatatttatttgtaaattattatttttattattataattttggccTTTTGTGGCTTCATTAAttgttttccaaatttttttgggatctttattacattgttttattttgtttccatagaaattaaatttttctttattaaggATGTTGTTTaagttatttctatattttttaaatttttcttttaaggcTAAATCATATGGTTTTTTTCTTGACTGTGAGTGAGTAAATCTCTAGTTTTGATactgtttaatatactttttgtaaTCCAAGGTTTTATTGGGACCGTATTTGAATAGTTTgtataaacattacatttttgaattatatcttgtatttttttggtgtatGATTCAAGATTACTATTAATGGAAGCAGTAGTAGGTGTGTTGTTCCatgtttctttatttattaatgatttgaaattgtttttgttgaaaaatttttttgtgtatcttAAATTGTCTGTGatttcaattgatttttttataatatatggcatTATTTGAATAAAGATAGGGAAATGGTCTGTGATTGATGTTTCTAAGATTATTGCGTTATCTAcgtaatatttatctattttttttataaagatatgGTCAATGCATGATTCACTACCCTCCCAAACACGAGTTGGTGAATTTACATACGAGATAAAACCATAAGAGGTCATTAAGTCTAGGTAGTTATTAGCCaatctattattattcagtaaatCAATGTTTATGTCTCCacagaatattatgtttatatttttattttcagttgttatattatataaaataacttgaagttgttctaaaaatatatttgcgtTACCATTAGGAGATCGGTATACTGAAATAACGCAATAAGTTGAGTTGTCAGATGTGATGTTTGTTATTAAACAATTGGCTTACGTAAACCTGATTTCTTTATATGAAAATGAGCAATCGTttcttatgaaatttataactccatcatttttttttttgattgtttaCGGTATTAATTAGTtggtagttatttaaaaatatgtattttagatCTAAATGCTGACTTAACCAAGATTCTGAAAGTGcgattatatgaattttattactaatttccGATATAAAACATTGTAGTTCcgttatatgttttttaatgcTACGAATATtcatatgtattaaattaaaagtgttaTCGTGTTTTTGTCGTgcgttatttaatttgtttgtgtgCATTTTCTCATTTTggaattgttttaataaaaatgtatcaaaagaaataatattattggtattaatcattattttttgtttttttgtttctgtattGTAGGactattaattgattttgttttagaatCGGAAATATGTAATCATTACGTGTatgttgtatatgtatataatgtttagtCCTTTTCCAATTAGATATGAGTATATTTGTAATGATAAGGCTAAAAAGAAGTATATTCataagtgataaaatattagagttaatgacaaacttttgattttttagaTCATggtataaagataataatatattaattttaaataaggtgGTGGCGATCACTATgaagtatataagtattaaaattaaaatggatattatagtgaaatttGTGGTATCaggaactataatattatataataggtaattaaaataagtaatggTTAATGACGCTGAAGTAGTCCAATTAGTTATGTGATAACATGAGTGCATATTGTACGTCTTAATTACAGATTTGAAACATAAATAGTATaagatatagaatataaaatataatgacatgttgaaataatagttattaagaGTGTGGATTTATATTCCTGCATTATATCGTGTTTAAATCGGATTCCGAGTAGATTTTTCGTACCTTAGAGTTTTCGTCATGTCGGATTAGAATATCTGCATTATCATTGATCCATacgaatttgtaatttttttgtttggccGCAGCTCTGGTCTTATTACTTTATGTTATAAAGTTATtgctttatgattttaaatttgtaataggtacatttgttataattgtaatcgGAATAAGTTAAGTCCCTAGAGGAAAATCATGGAATATATACcttaaataacatatttgtatagcttcaaattttaaattgacatttaattaatatacttattcaaatatttgtttaaataccgGCTTAGTCCAATGATTtaataatcacatattatatataatatatattttagcattattaaaactgtattaattCAGTTCATAATTGTGTAGGTAGTTTATCAAAgcaaagatttattatttattatttatttattctgctTATAGTTGTACCTAGTTTTCTGCATGttgtattaattaagtataaaattgtcttttttggttccatgtataacatattaacggtcttgtaaaaaaataatcctaataatgttattagttaattatattaattatgctttaaaataataatacaaactatgtaaatgtaaatgtcttgattttaaatttcttatacttgttgaatttatacaatattaaatataatataatataataattattaataaatgtttgagttcataaatatgtattcaatcactgtcattaaaaaatgtttaattttactcCGTAGATTTTACAATGAGGGATTTTTAATCTACAAACTGTATTAATTGAAATGTGTATTCTGTATAGGTAGGAGGCTCTGATTCAGAGGATATATTAAACTTGGTCGAATGTTATCACCCCGGTCTTGATAAATGGACACCAGTTGCAGACATGTGTGTACATCGCAGTTTAGTGGGTGTTGGAGTTTTAGATGATGTACTGTATGCTGTAGGTGGCTGGGATGGACATCAGGTTTTGAGTAGTGTCGAAGCATACAGACCAAGTACAGGAGTTTGGTCAACTATTCCGGACATGCATTTAAGTCGACGTGGTGCTGGTATAACTACTCATTTAATATATCTTAACTANNNNNNNNNNNNNNNNNNNNNNNNNNNNNNNNNNNNNNNNNNNNNNNNNNNNNNNNNNNNNNNNNNNNNNNNNNNNNNNNNNNNNNNNNNNNNNNNNNNNTTATTGTACgaaacatactttttttttaaatatatttaatttaagatttacttCTCAATATAGGCGTAGCGGTATTAGGTGGTTTATTGTATGTCATCGGTGGTGACGACGGAGcttccattttagattctgtagAATCTTACAACcctaaaactaataaatggaCCATGATCACAGCGTCAATGAATGTTGCTAGGTCATATGCAGGAGCTGCAGCCATTGATGTGCcacgatattttaaaaattgttagcatttatatatttttttttttattcaatatattactaCTTTctcatattgtaaataatatctttattatttttctattcatttaaagtttgattctTTTATAACAAGGttttttatacctaaaatataaattgagagCCAATGACAAGCCATCATAATTCGATGGGTAAGAGGCCAAAAGTTGTATGTCCAATTATAgttattcttatataaatatcaattggaCAAATTCTACAACACTTGCTTcttttgtaaaaaacaattcgtttaatattttgtacttgtaATGTTCTAGATAGCATTGAATATGTTTATCTATTCATGTACAAAATGAATATGTCCGGACGtatttgtaatatgtaatatttagactcGAATAAGAAACACGGGATATCTAGTAGCGAAGGGCAATTTGGAATGTGAGgtgattaaatatgtatatttatatatacgcacTTTTTTTACAGACACACAGACATACACGcacatcattattgtttttgtgaattataatataaagtagtaATTTTATCATCGACTATTATGTGTATAGCAGCTCCTAAAACTGTGTGTAGaacgaaatttaaaagtgtgtaactcaaattaaaccttattatattttgtataactgtatggcttcacatttttttacatttgaatgGCTTTTTGTCaagctacattttaattatgatcttcattttttttttttaattagtagatTTGtgaccataaaataaaatattggttgaTTTTATTTCTCGCGAACGAAGCGATCGGTTTTATAATATGGGGGTAAGTATGTTCCTGATACATTTTGTACGAGGCCCCTCTTATTGATTTTCCGACCTTTAAATCCTTAAATCCCCCACTGAATTCCCCCCCTCCCCCAATCGTGTTCTACtaagtattgaaatatattatactaaagtaaaataaataaaatatattctgaatGGACAATCTTATCTTTTTGAAATCGCATCAAACAAAATTAAcgatttgcattttatttttataatattatgttgatttatttattgatgCACGTTCATAgagacaaaatatgtatttatttatattgatactttatagtaatatgagaaaaatgttttgtagatagttatttaattgtattaactgCGTTGTTACttatttgcatatatatatttcaaattataaactcATAAGACCTCACTCATGATACGAAAAATAACAAGAATTGGAAAATATGGGCTttgagtatataaaaattataaaaatcagatTTGGAAAAACTACATTATTGGAGTAAAAAAGGTGGAGCACATCTTTagcgaatcactctgtatattattctAAGCCCAGAACTTGTTGGAAATGAGACTGCGTCCATCTTATTCTTCTAAAATTTTGGTTTACATCCTCCGGTAGACGTGTTAGTGAGTCCCTGCCCCTTATAAagcgtttttatatatttcttcttGAGGCTTGTGTTTCTCGTTCCAGGCTTGATGATACAGGGCTTTTTTTATCGCCATTCAGTACAAAGTCGCCTGGTGGTAATAGGGTTCTA
This portion of the Acyrthosiphon pisum isolate AL4f chromosome A1, pea_aphid_22Mar2018_4r6ur, whole genome shotgun sequence genome encodes:
- the LOC100571990 gene encoding kelch-like protein 2, with the protein product MCVHRSLVGVGVLDDVLYAVGGWDGHQVLSSVEAYRPSTGVWSTIPDMHLSRRGAGVAVLGGLLYVIGGDDGASILDSVESYNPKTNKWTMITASMNVARSYAGAAAIDVPRYFKNC